The following proteins are co-located in the Haloplanus sp. HW8-1 genome:
- a CDS encoding site-specific integrase — MTTPRENLREAKGTLRRAAERGDVSEADADRIGELCAAFDPDDMTTPLPSDGEYAEDTKPKQPNTLRGWMQYLKRTAERLQRGEFDTTLSDAGADTINQLMTDMRRGNHPDVKDSGLSNNSIRNYQAAARRFYRYHSDLGVDAQDIVLITGDDTHVDDRDMLTKDEIEAIRDAAEHPRDLAIFDLLLYTGQRNTAIRSLRIKDIDLDEGVYYLNTDAEGLKGADENGTKRPLLGAVGSIREWLRYHPAPDNPDAYLITQKPRYRNTDGTEMVSRNTLNYAMQQLKEKAEVDKPLNPHSVRHNFVTIAKREYKMDDATVKHLIGHSPDSDVMESTYSHLSDEDHIRAAEEAAGIRDPEEQSSLSPDICHCGEPLPDAAAACPRCGTVYRPDAQAAQEQIQDDVKQDYRDTDPEDTDTQDKIDTLDELLDDPEVKAALLKKLNEE, encoded by the coding sequence ATGACGACGCCACGGGAGAACCTTCGTGAAGCCAAAGGAACGCTTCGCCGCGCCGCGGAGAGAGGCGACGTGTCGGAAGCCGACGCCGACCGTATTGGGGAACTGTGCGCCGCCTTCGACCCCGACGACATGACGACGCCGCTCCCAAGTGACGGGGAGTATGCCGAGGACACCAAGCCCAAGCAACCGAACACGCTCCGCGGCTGGATGCAGTACCTCAAGCGAACCGCCGAGCGACTTCAACGGGGCGAGTTCGATACCACCCTCTCCGACGCCGGCGCCGACACGATCAACCAGTTGATGACCGATATGCGGAGGGGGAACCACCCGGATGTGAAAGATAGCGGACTCTCGAATAACTCGATTCGGAACTATCAGGCGGCCGCCCGGCGGTTCTATCGCTATCACTCCGACCTCGGGGTCGACGCGCAGGATATTGTGCTCATCACGGGCGACGACACGCACGTCGACGACCGGGATATGCTCACGAAAGACGAGATTGAGGCCATTCGTGACGCCGCCGAACACCCCCGCGACTTGGCGATTTTCGACCTCCTCCTCTACACGGGGCAACGGAACACGGCCATCCGGTCGCTTCGGATCAAAGACATCGACTTGGACGAAGGTGTGTACTATCTGAACACCGACGCGGAAGGACTCAAAGGCGCCGACGAAAACGGGACGAAGCGCCCGCTCCTCGGTGCCGTGGGATCGATCCGCGAATGGCTCCGGTATCACCCTGCGCCCGACAACCCGGACGCCTACCTCATCACGCAAAAGCCGCGTTACCGGAACACGGACGGGACGGAGATGGTGTCGCGGAACACGCTCAACTACGCCATGCAACAATTGAAGGAGAAAGCCGAGGTGGACAAGCCGCTTAACCCTCATAGCGTCCGACACAACTTCGTCACGATAGCCAAGCGGGAATACAAGATGGACGACGCGACGGTCAAGCACCTTATCGGTCACTCTCCGGATTCGGACGTGATGGAATCGACGTATTCACACCTCTCCGACGAGGACCACATCCGCGCCGCCGAGGAGGCGGCCGGGATTCGTGACCCCGAGGAGCAGAGTAGCCTGTCGCCCGACATTTGTCACTGTGGCGAACCACTCCCGGACGCCGCGGCCGCGTGTCCGCGCTGTGGAACGGTCTACCGGCCGGACGCCCAAGCAGCTCAAGAGCAGATTCAGGACGACGTGAAACAAGACTACCGCGACACCGACCCCGAGGACACGGACACCCAAGACAAGATCGACACGCTTGACGAACTACTTGACGACCCCGAGGTGAAGGCCGCCCTGTTAAAGAAACTCAACGAGGAGTAG
- a CDS encoding AbrB/MazE/SpoVT family DNA-binding domain-containing protein, which translates to MPEAPTRVIEDGRITIPAHVRRDLGLEKGDYVMVDVRPLEEANVDD; encoded by the coding sequence ATGCCAGAGGCGCCAACCCGAGTCATCGAAGACGGTCGGATTACGATACCGGCTCATGTACGACGAGACCTCGGATTAGAGAAGGGCGACTACGTCATGGTCGACGTTCGTCCTCTTGAGGAGGCGAATGTCGATGATTGA